A window of Flavobacterium psychrophilum genomic DNA:
GACCGTTGTTATTAGTGTACCTATAACCTCATTGTATACTTCCTGAATCATAAATTATGCTTTTAACGTAAATTTTAGCAGATTTTGATAAACTTTATCTACCGGAAGACCTACGACATTAGCATAAGAACCTTCAATTCTGGCTATTGCAACAAGACCTATCCATTCCTGTATACCGTAGGAACCGGCTTTATCATAAGGCTGGTACTTGTCAAGGTAATAGTTTATCTCATCGTCCGACAACGGATTAAATGTAACACGCGTCGTCTCATTAAATGTTTCGCTATTGCCTGCATTTTTAAGACATACAGATGTAATAACCTCATGTGTCTTGCCGGAAAGTGACTTTATCATGGTAAAAGCGTCCTCTTTATCTTTAGGTTTGCCAAGTGCCCTATTTTCGTGCCATACTATTGTATCGCTGGTAATAAGTATTTCGTCATCAGAAAGGGATTCACTTAAAGCTGCTGCTTTAAGTTCAGCCAGATAATCTGTTATTTCGGCGCCTTGTAAAGTATCGGGATAAATTTCGTCTACCTCTTTAAGGCGAATTTCAAAATCAGCATCCAGTTCCCTTAAAAACTGCTGTCTGCGGGGTGATCCCGATGCAAGTACAATTTTAAAACCTTTTAATTTTTCTTTAAGCATGATTCTGAATATTATAGGTTATTACAGCAACAGATGCCGCTGCAAAAAACAATATCGCTTTTAAAACAACCTCTAAAGTTGTAAATTCTTTACTTGTTTTAGCTGACCATATATTAATAAGAAAATATGCTAACGGCCCCAGTACTAATAATAGAATGAAGCCCATGGCCCATACCAGTTCTTTTAAATAAGTGTTTATATAATAAAGAAGCATACCTACGGCAATTATTCCAAAAGCAAAAGCGATTTTCGCAGCACGCGCTTTACCAATAGCTATCGGTAATGTATTTAATCCTGCATTATAATCCTCATCCGTATTTTTAAGATCATTGACCAGTGTAACGGCGAAACTTACAACGACTATAAAAATCGAGAAATCTATAATAACGCCAAACACAGTAGCCAACTGTACAGGCTCTGAAGTTCCTGCGACTGGATACATGCCCAGTATTCCAACTATCAAAACACCCAAGCCGCTTAAAAGAGCGACTATAAGATTACCTAACAACAGACTCTGCCTTAAATTACTTGCATAAAAATACATTGTTGCTGCAGGTATGCCAAATACCATTAAAAACTCCGGTCTTCCAATAGCATTACAAACAAAATATCCCATTACTAATCCGGCGATAGTAAGCGCGGCATAAATGTAATAGGATGACGAGTCGCTCAAGCCATAAGACTGACTTCCGTTTGCAGTAATGTTATTAATTAAAAAACCGCCTGCCGTAATAAGCACACTTGCCCATATAAGCATAGAAAACATCACATCATTAAGTGAAAGGAATAAACCTTCCTGATAATTCAGGAAACCATATTTAAAGATAAATTGGGCAAAAGCCAGTATGATTAGGTTTTCAAAACCTATTAGTTTTAAGAATTTCATTCAGAATAATTAATGATTCAAATTAAAAACACAACTCGTTATTTACTGTTAATCGTAACGGGCATTAAAATGTTCCATCCATTTGCCCTGCACTTTCATAACCTGTTCAATAACATCTCTTACGCAACCTGTACCTCCATTTTTATGCGATATGTACTTACTAATCTCTTTAATTTCCGGAGCTGCATCCTGAGGACAAGTAGGCAACCCAAC
This region includes:
- a CDS encoding septum formation inhibitor Maf, with product MLKEKLKGFKIVLASGSPRRQQFLRELDADFEIRLKEVDEIYPDTLQGAEITDYLAELKAAALSESLSDDEILITSDTIVWHENRALGKPKDKEDAFTMIKSLSGKTHEVITSVCLKNAGNSETFNETTRVTFNPLSDDEINYYLDKYQPYDKAGSYGIQEWIGLVAIARIEGSYANVVGLPVDKVYQNLLKFTLKA